The segment ATTTTCCAAGGGCAATCGACCTGATTTTTAACCCACCCCGTATGAACTATGGCCTCTACGGCCTTAAATGTGTCAGTGTTTCATTGTCAATTATGTCAATTTACACCTTAcgtattttggtatttttgatTCTCTTAGGTTTTTGAGTGCTTTGTTGAATAAGTAAATTTTATAAATACTTGAGTTATGAagaaaaaatcacattatttgaCAAACACAACGCTGTTTTTTGTTAACATGAAAATTCCCTGCCCCTAACCCTTGATGATGACAGTACAGACCAGGTATTTGGTGAAGTGCTCCCTGAAAACCTTGTCCCTGAGCCCGTACAGGATGGGGCTGATGAGACGAGGCAGAACCATGGTAACAACATACACTGCAAATGTAATGTGTACAATGTACTGAAGGAACCAAATCATCAGAACCCTCAACAGGAAGTGGTCCACATAAGACAGCATGCACAGGAGCAGCTGGAAGCCATGGAGCAGGATGGTGTTCTGTGCCTTTTTGGACTGATGTGCAGATGACTTGGCTGCTCGAGCCGCAAAGAAAATGTGGCAGTAAGTGTAGATGAGAATGAACCAGACACCGGACAGGTAGACGATGTACTGGACGTCCCTCTTCAGCAAGATGACTGGGTGGTCAAAAACAATTTCTCTCTCACAGTACACCCTAGACACAAAGAACTCCGGAGGTTTGGTGACCACCAGGATGATAATGTCTGGTAGAATGATCAGGGTGGTCATGGCCCAGATGCCACCGATGAGGGCGTAGGTGCGCTGGATGGTGCAGAGCTGGGCGTGGTGGAGGGGGAAACAGACGGCGATGTAGCATTCGACCGCCATGACGGTGAGATTGATGGGGGTGTTATGAGACGTTAGGACAAGGGCACACATGAAGATCAGGCACACGTGGCAGAGTATATCATGTGAGATGCTACTCAACATAACCAGGGCAATGGTTAAGAAGAGCTGGAGCATGTCGTTCAGCACCAAGTGGGCGAACAGAATGTAACGTGGGTTGGTGTAGAATATCTGGAAATAAACCgatttgagtaaaaataaataaatacatttatttgaacTGATTTGCACAGTTTCCATGTGATGCCACATTTAAGGCATcggtcagaaaaaaacaaatgttgctgctcttattttttgtagtttttaacgTCAATGTTCCCACAGCTCTACATTTCCTGTGACGAAGCATCCAACCTAAGTACTTGCATACACACAGCCACTATCCACTGACCTGTCTGTTGATTCAATCCACTCGTTCACTCTGTTTTCCGCCGGACTTACCATTCAACAACCATCTCAGTAGTCTTGGGTGCACACTAGGCTGTTGGTAAACCACCCATGTCCATAGTTTTGTCTGTCAACAAATTTTAAACAAGTATCCATCTCCCACTTATGAGTTTTCACTGTCAAACCATGTCCTGCCACCTAATGTCTGCACTTGGGTCAGGGAgcaaggacacacacacacagctgctaAAATCATAGCACTCCCACACCCAACCTTGCAGACATTAACAACAGGGCCATTAGACGCACTGCACTCTCCATAGTACAGGATTCATCCACTACAGGAACACCACACTCCTCTGCCCCCTGGACAGAGGTACAGGACACTCAGGTGCAGTAGGGCCCTCacccctctgccctctctcctctggacgGAGGTAGGGGTGCTCAGGTGTAGAAGGGCACACTTTGACAACAGCCTGATCCCCTCAGCCTGAACAACAGGCCTCACTGAGTTCACTGTAATGTGTctgtattgttgtgtttttgtctgtctgtgtgtatatgtcaaACAAGCTTTGTGCTTGTGAAAAAAAATTTCCCCTCGGCGGCaataaagtctaaagtctagaAACAAGAAGCCCTTCATGTTCCAACATTTGTTCGTCTCTACGTGCTCTTTCCCTATTTTAAGCTATAACTGTCCTCTACAATAAAGATCCTTTAGGCCATAACCAAAAAAATCAACCAAATCTTAAGAATCTTAATATTTTTATATCACGCCAAGGACTGACAgccaaacacacatttcatcaaTTGAGGTGcaagcaataaaaatatcaatttgaagtataaaaatgcagaaaatttgaattatttaaattttttttaatcctgtacacaatgtgtgtgtttctagagaatatttacagtgttcCTCTGAAATTGTATATACTCCATCCTTTTGATAAAATACTCAAGTCAAATGGATCAAAAAACAAGGGATGGGAGTATCAAAATATTGATACTGATTGAGTACAACTGGGGGTATCAATATTGTTACGCAAATATTGATGATATTAACATATTCCATAAGCAAAAGTTAAGTCTAGGCATCAGTTTTATACTGATGCCTAGACTAACCTAGACCTTGTTAAGGCCATTTCTTCAGTGTTTTGTGTCCAAACACTTCCAGCAGTAGGGTATGGGACAGATCCATCTGTGTCTGACTTTAGAGTCTATTTGACACCCTTATTATACAAATATTtccattaaataaaatgtactgaaatgcCTTCACTCATTAAGTTAAGAATACTATCGAGTATCGGCATctgtacagaaaaaatacaggTAGCCCCCTAAAGTACTTGGTATTGTACCAATACCAAAAATGGTGGTATTGCCCAACCCTAgttgtattatgcaaaacatattttgtgtctttttataaaaGTGATATAAACCCTGCACTGACATATTATAAACTTTTTAATTGATAATTGAAATGCGAGTTAATTGAccaaagagggaaaaagagacacCTCATATCAAGTCATTTTAGCTCATATGGTACTGTGCTTTAATCACTTCAGTAACACACACAGGTAAAATATCATAATGTACCTGGTGTTTTCTGTAGGTGTGTATCAAAATCCCATTGATGTAGTTGATGGTCAGTCCCAAAACCACCAGGAGGACATTTTTAGCCACAGCAGACGCAAAAGTGTCTTGTAAAATCACCACCCTGGTTTCATTCATTGGGACCTGTGGAAATAAAAGATagaacacatatacatacaatataatcaatatttaaatacattaaacgGGTAGAACGTGAGGTCAAGAACTGCTAAAAAGTACTCTGActtcaaaaatatttaagtgaagtagaagtacaaagtttgGAGAATGTAAGATTAAATAGCGTAGAGATTTaacttttctccttttctcctctcctctggtaCCACAGACAACATCATG is part of the Periophthalmus magnuspinnatus isolate fPerMag1 chromosome 16, fPerMag1.2.pri, whole genome shotgun sequence genome and harbors:
- the LOC117383666 gene encoding odorant receptor 131-2-like, translated to MANLSNQSDLSRVPMNETRVVILQDTFASAVAKNVLLVVLGLTINYINGILIHTYRKHQIFYTNPRYILFAHLVLNDMLQLFLTIALVMLSSISHDILCHVCLIFMCALVLTSHNTPINLTVMAVECYIAVCFPLHHAQLCTIQRTYALIGGIWAMTTLIILPDIIILVVTKPPEFFVSRVYCEREIVFDHPVILLKRDVQYIVYLSGVWFILIYTYCHIFFAARAAKSSAHQSKKAQNTILLHGFQLLLCMLSYVDHFLLRVLMIWFLQYIVHITFAVYVVTMVLPRLISPILYGLRDKVFREHFTKYLVCTVIIKG